In the genome of Lacerta agilis isolate rLacAgi1 chromosome 2, rLacAgi1.pri, whole genome shotgun sequence, one region contains:
- the LOC117042001 gene encoding poly [ADP-ribose] polymerase tankyrase-1-like isoform X2 has product MWTEGGRTEMGFYISSLSRAPYGNGAPPESSRPAAKRYQAAPSYNYRWTELHYEASRGNVEKLKQLLLTSSRELVDRKDYYGKTALYWAAYKGQRHSVELLLQHGANVNTCCKHGGTPLHAAVGLFPDCTLLLIQHGADVNLKDNWGVTPMYLAACSGQTECIRLLVQAGACICYRNKKTGAPPKRLVSQPALMSWMDSCRQQPLSLKHLSRLSIRTALGHRRLQAIRDLNLPPLLKQYLMFEDLALLDRL; this is encoded by the exons ATGTGGACAGAGGGAGGACGGACGGAGATGGGCTTCTACATCAGCTCCCTCTCCCGAGCGCCCTACGGCAATGGGGCACCGCCAGAGTCGTCGCGCCCCGCTGCCAAGCGCTACCAGGCGGCGCCCAGCTACAACTACAGGTGGACGGAGCTGCACTACGAAGCCAGTCGTGGCAACGTGGAGAAGCTGAAACAACTCCTTCTGACCTCAA gcagggagctgGTGGACAGGAAAGATTATTACGGCAAGACGGCCCTCTACTGGGCTGCCTACAAGGGGCAGAGGCATTCGGTGGAGCTGCTCCTGCAGCACGGCGCCAACGTCAACACCTGCTGCAAACACGGGGGGACCCCTCTCCACGCAGCCGTCGGCCTCTTCCCCGACTGCACCCTGCTGCTCATCCAG CACGGCGCAGATGTGAATCTGAAGGACAACTGGGGAGTGACCCCCATGTACCTGGCTGCATGCAGTGGACAGACAGAGTGCATCCGGTTGCTGGTGCAGGCTGGGGCCTGCATTTGCTACAGAAACAAG AAAACGGGAGCCCCTCCCAAGCGCCTCGTCTCACAGCCGGCGTTGATGTCCTGGATGGATTCCTGCCGCCAGCAGCCCCTTTCCCTCAAGCACCTCAGCCGTCTGTCCATCCGGACTGCCCTGGGCCACAGGAGACTCCAAGCCATCAGGGACTTGAACCTCCCTCCGCTGCTGAAGCAGTACCTTATGTTTGAAGACCTGGCTCTGCTCGACAGGTTGTAG
- the LOC117042001 gene encoding poly [ADP-ribose] polymerase tankyrase-1-like isoform X1 — MGEAFCMWTEGGRTEMGFYISSLSRAPYGNGAPPESSRPAAKRYQAAPSYNYRWTELHYEASRGNVEKLKQLLLTSSRELVDRKDYYGKTALYWAAYKGQRHSVELLLQHGANVNTCCKHGGTPLHAAVGLFPDCTLLLIQHGADVNLKDNWGVTPMYLAACSGQTECIRLLVQAGACICYRNKKTGAPPKRLVSQPALMSWMDSCRQQPLSLKHLSRLSIRTALGHRRLQAIRDLNLPPLLKQYLMFEDLALLDRL, encoded by the exons ATGG GGGAAGCCTTTTGCATGTGGACAGAGGGAGGACGGACGGAGATGGGCTTCTACATCAGCTCCCTCTCCCGAGCGCCCTACGGCAATGGGGCACCGCCAGAGTCGTCGCGCCCCGCTGCCAAGCGCTACCAGGCGGCGCCCAGCTACAACTACAGGTGGACGGAGCTGCACTACGAAGCCAGTCGTGGCAACGTGGAGAAGCTGAAACAACTCCTTCTGACCTCAA gcagggagctgGTGGACAGGAAAGATTATTACGGCAAGACGGCCCTCTACTGGGCTGCCTACAAGGGGCAGAGGCATTCGGTGGAGCTGCTCCTGCAGCACGGCGCCAACGTCAACACCTGCTGCAAACACGGGGGGACCCCTCTCCACGCAGCCGTCGGCCTCTTCCCCGACTGCACCCTGCTGCTCATCCAG CACGGCGCAGATGTGAATCTGAAGGACAACTGGGGAGTGACCCCCATGTACCTGGCTGCATGCAGTGGACAGACAGAGTGCATCCGGTTGCTGGTGCAGGCTGGGGCCTGCATTTGCTACAGAAACAAG AAAACGGGAGCCCCTCCCAAGCGCCTCGTCTCACAGCCGGCGTTGATGTCCTGGATGGATTCCTGCCGCCAGCAGCCCCTTTCCCTCAAGCACCTCAGCCGTCTGTCCATCCGGACTGCCCTGGGCCACAGGAGACTCCAAGCCATCAGGGACTTGAACCTCCCTCCGCTGCTGAAGCAGTACCTTATGTTTGAAGACCTGGCTCTGCTCGACAGGTTGTAG